In a single window of the Nicotiana tomentosiformis chromosome 10, ASM39032v3, whole genome shotgun sequence genome:
- the LOC138900198 gene encoding uncharacterized protein, protein MKSFIVKTYEILDSHGSAIKELGTGLQNLEKQMGLIATVLAERIPGTLPADTERNPKEIVNVVTLRSGQVLKYPTPIQKEVVLENESEENLKIEGDKRTKGKKGAEEKKKEETSRREESNESEHMPTLPFPQKLYREKLDKQFEKFLGMLRQVNVNFSFTEVLSQMPACAKFLKEILTKKRKIEETSVVKLTEYCSTILQNKLPQKCGDPWSFTIPCSLGTLNFDKSLCDSGASINLMPLSINRKLENELGEIRSVPISLQLVDQTTIIPEGIVEDVLVRVDKFIFPIDFIVVKMKEDKEVPLILGRPFLVTSKAILDIHDRKLILRVGDKTMTFEMNVEMGVKKEKSAASVERRVKSSKEKVLVIKKEKCGVYPKKAEKKLSVWMCALVRTRRIDTGFDSDLD, encoded by the coding sequence ATGAAgtccttcattgtcaagacaTATGAGATATTAGATTCTCATGgttcagctatcaaagaacttggcactgGTTTGCAAAACTTGGAGAAGCAAATGGGACTAATTGCAACTGTACTGGctgagagaatcccaggtactctACCAGCTGACACtgaaagaaatcccaaagaaatagtaaatgttgtgaccttgagaagcgggcAAGTATTGAAATATCCCACTCCAATCCAAAAGGAGGTTGTTCTTGAAAATGAAAGTGAGGAGAATCTGAAAATTGAAGGTGATAAGAGGacgaaaggcaagaagggagctgaggaaaagaagaaggaggaaacttcaagaagggaggaatctaaTGAGAGTGAGCATATGCCTActctaccttttccccaaaagttatatagagaaaagctggacaagcagtttgagaaatTTCTAGGGATGCTGAGGCAGGTTAATGTAAACTTttcattcacagaagtgctctcacaaatgccagcttgtgccaaattcttgaaggagatccttacaaagaagaggaagatagaagagacctcagtggtcaagctcacagagtatTGCAGCACAATCttacaaaacaaactcccacaaaagtgtggagatccatggagttttactataccttgctcgttaggcactcttaattttgataagtctttatgtgattctggtgcctcaattaatttaatgcctttgtctattaaCAGGAAATTGGAGAATGaacttggagagataaggtctgtgccaatatctttgcagctggtagaccaaacaactataatacctGAGGGtatagtggaagatgtcttagttcgggtagataagtttatatttcctatagatttcatagtggtgaaGATGAAAGAGGACAAAGAGGTCCCCCTTattttaggaagaccattcttagtgaCGAGCAAAGCAATATTAGACATACATGATAGAAAGCTCATACTTAGAGTGGGTGATAAGACAATGACTTTCGAGATGAATGTGGAGATGGGGGTGAAAAAGGAGAAGTCAGCGGCAAGTGTAGAGCGGAGAGTGAAAAGCTCGAAAGAGAAGGTCCTAGTGATTAAGAAAGAAAAGTGTGGGGTGTatcccaagaaggctgagaagaagctatctgtgtggatgtgtgcactagttcggaCACGAAGAATAGATACCGGCTTTGACTCAGACCTCGACTag